Proteins encoded within one genomic window of Saccharopolyspora pogona:
- the sucC gene encoding ADP-forming succinate--CoA ligase subunit beta, which translates to MDLYEYQAKELFASHGVPTLPGAVVTEPQGAKAAAAELGGPVVIKAQVKTGGRGKAGGVKLAENPDEAETKAEAILGLDIKGHITRKVLVTTASDIADEYYFSFLLDRANRNFLAMASVEGGMEIEEVAATKPEALAKIAIDPIEGVDQDKAREIVTAAKFPADVADQVADVIVQLWETFVAEDATLVEVNPLVKDPQGKIIALDGKVTLDENAAFRQAKQAELVDKEAENPLEAKAKEKGLNYVKLDGEVGIIGNGAGLVMSTLDVVAYAGEKHNGVKPANFLDIGGGASAEVMAAGLDVILGDPAVKSVFVNVFGGITACDAVANGIVQALKILGDEATKPLVVRLDGNNVEEGRRILAEANHPVVTMVDTMDGAADKAAELAAGA; encoded by the coding sequence GTGGACCTGTACGAATACCAGGCGAAGGAGCTCTTCGCCTCCCACGGCGTGCCGACGCTGCCCGGCGCCGTGGTAACCGAGCCGCAAGGGGCCAAGGCAGCCGCCGCAGAACTGGGCGGGCCCGTCGTGATCAAGGCCCAGGTGAAGACCGGGGGCCGCGGTAAGGCCGGCGGTGTGAAGCTGGCCGAAAACCCGGATGAGGCCGAGACCAAGGCCGAGGCGATCCTCGGTCTGGACATCAAGGGCCACATCACCCGCAAGGTGCTGGTCACCACCGCCTCCGACATCGCCGACGAGTACTACTTCTCGTTCCTCCTCGACCGCGCCAACCGCAACTTCCTCGCGATGGCCTCCGTCGAAGGCGGCATGGAGATTGAAGAGGTCGCGGCGACCAAGCCCGAGGCGCTGGCCAAGATCGCGATCGACCCGATCGAGGGCGTCGACCAGGACAAGGCGCGGGAGATCGTCACCGCTGCCAAGTTCCCGGCCGACGTCGCCGACCAGGTCGCCGACGTGATCGTCCAGCTGTGGGAGACGTTCGTCGCCGAGGACGCCACGCTGGTCGAGGTCAACCCGCTGGTCAAGGACCCGCAGGGCAAGATCATCGCGCTGGACGGCAAGGTCACCCTCGACGAGAACGCCGCGTTCCGCCAGGCCAAGCAGGCCGAGTTGGTGGACAAGGAAGCGGAGAACCCGCTCGAGGCCAAGGCCAAGGAGAAGGGCCTCAACTACGTCAAGCTGGACGGCGAGGTCGGCATCATCGGCAACGGTGCCGGGCTGGTCATGTCCACCCTCGACGTGGTCGCCTACGCCGGCGAGAAGCACAACGGTGTGAAGCCGGCGAACTTCCTGGACATTGGCGGTGGCGCCTCTGCCGAGGTCATGGCCGCGGGCCTGGACGTCATCCTCGGCGACCCGGCCGTGAAGTCGGTGTTCGTAAACGTCTTCGGCGGCATCACTGCCTGCGACGCGGTTGCCAACGGCATCGTGCAGGCGCTGAAGATTCTGGGCGACGAGGCCACCAAGCCGCTGGTCGTCCGCCTCGACGGCAACAACGTCGAAGAGGGTCGCCGCATCCTGGCCGAGGCCAACCACCCGGTCGTGACGATGGTGGACACCATGGACGGTGCGGCCGACAAGGCCGCCGAGCTGGCTGCGGGGGCATGA
- the sucD gene encoding succinate--CoA ligase subunit alpha — MAIFLNENSKVIVQGITGSEGTKHTARMLRSGTNIVGGVNARKAGQTVEIEGKQLTVFGTVKEALKETGADVSVVFVPPKFAKDAVIEAIDAEIGLAVVITEGIPVHDSAYFWAHANATGNKTRIIGPNCPGIISPGKSNAGIIPANITGPGKIGLVSKSGTLTYQMMYELRDIGFSSAVGIGGDPIIGTTHIDALQAFEDDPETEAIVMIGEIGGDAEERAADYIRANITKPVVGYVAGFTAPEGKTMGHAGAIVSGSSGTAAAKKEALEAAGVKVGKTPSETAKLMREIVKG; from the coding sequence ATGGCTATCTTCCTCAACGAGAACAGCAAGGTCATCGTTCAGGGCATCACCGGCTCTGAAGGCACCAAGCACACCGCTCGGATGCTGCGCTCCGGCACCAACATCGTCGGCGGCGTGAACGCCCGCAAGGCCGGGCAGACCGTCGAGATCGAGGGCAAGCAGCTCACGGTCTTCGGCACTGTCAAGGAGGCCCTGAAGGAGACCGGCGCCGACGTGTCGGTCGTCTTCGTGCCGCCGAAGTTCGCCAAGGACGCGGTGATCGAGGCCATCGACGCCGAGATCGGCCTGGCCGTGGTCATCACCGAGGGCATCCCGGTGCACGACTCCGCCTACTTCTGGGCGCACGCCAACGCCACCGGCAACAAGACCCGGATCATCGGGCCGAACTGCCCGGGCATCATCTCGCCCGGCAAGTCCAACGCCGGCATCATCCCGGCCAACATCACCGGCCCGGGCAAGATCGGCCTGGTGTCCAAGTCGGGCACGCTGACCTACCAGATGATGTACGAGCTGCGGGACATCGGTTTCTCCAGCGCCGTCGGCATCGGTGGCGACCCGATCATCGGCACCACCCACATCGACGCGCTGCAGGCCTTCGAGGACGACCCGGAGACCGAGGCCATCGTCATGATCGGCGAGATCGGTGGGGACGCCGAGGAGCGGGCGGCCGACTACATCAGGGCCAACATCACCAAGCCGGTGGTGGGCTACGTGGCCGGTTTCACCGCACCGGAGGGCAAGACCATGGGCCACGCGGGCGCCATCGTCTCCGGTTCGTCCGGCACCGCCGCGGCGAAGAAGGAGGCCCTGGAGGCCGCCGGGGTCAAGGTCGGCAAGACGCCGAGCGAGACCGCCAAGCTGATGCGCGAGATCGTCAAGGGCTGA